From Faecalicatena sp. Marseille-Q4148:
GTACTTGAAGATGCCGGTGTTTATAAGTGCACAGAAGAGGGAAGAGAAGCTTTCCTGAGATTTGTGCATACACTGTAAACTAAGAGAGGAAAAAACATGTTGAAAAAATCTTTTGGACAGACAAAAACAGGTGAGCAGGCAAGTCTGTATGTATTTGAAAACCGGAATGGGATGCTCATGGGCGTTACAGATTTTGGGGCAACTCTTGTAAATGTAGTAGTTCCTGATAGAAATGGACGTCTTACAGATGTCGTGCTTGGATTTGATGATGTTAGCGGTTATGAAGCAAGCGATAAATTTTTTGGAGCTACTGTGGGACGAAATGCTAACCGGATCGGCGGAGCTTCTTTTGAATTAAATGGAAAGACCTATCTTCTTGCAAAAAATGATGGAGAGAATAATCTTCATAGCGGTTTGGACTTTTCTAATCAGAGAATGTGGGCGGTAGAAGAGACAACGGAGAACAGCATACGCCTGTCTTTGGAAAGTCCTCATATGGATCAGGGATTTCCGGGAAATGTAACACTTTATGTTACATATAGGTTGACAGAAGAAAATGCAGTAGAAATTTCTTATGAAGCGACTCCGGATGCTGACACCATTTTAAATATGACAAATCACAGTTATTTCAATTTGGAAGGACATGATTCCGGGAACGTGCTGCGTCAGCATGTGCAGATTGATGCAGAGGCGTTCACAAGAGCAGATGCAACATCCGTTCCGACCGGAGAAGTGGTTCCGGTTGAAGGAACACCGATGGATTTTCGTAATCCCACATTGATCGGTGCAGGAATTGATTCAGAATATGAGGCTGTACAGCTTGGTCACGGATATGATCATAACTGGTGTCTGAAGTATGACGGAACATTCAAAAAAGCAGCTGCGATGTACGCAGAAGGAACAGGGATTGGCATGGATGTATACACGGATCTTCCGGGAATGCAGTTTTATACAGGAAATTTTGTGAGCAATGTATTTGGAAAAGGCGGAACAATCTATCATGTAAGAAGCGGAGCTTGCTTTGAGACGCAGTATTATCCGGATGCAGTTCATAAACCACATTTCCAGCAGCCAATAACAAAGGCCGGAGAAACATATCGAACAAAAACGTCATATAGATTCTATCTATAAATTACTGGAATATATCAAATCAAACAATTTGTGTTTTTGGGGAAAGTATAGTATATTAATCTCAACAAAAGAAATTGCCAATTCCCTTCAAAGGACCTTCGAGGACGCTTGCCTCGGAGGTCCTTTTACTATGTGCGGAAAATTATCGTATAAAATATTTTTACATGAATTTTTCAAAAATGAAATGAAAGAATGCCGCGTTAATACAAAAAAGAAACTTGTTAAAAGAATAACAAAAAGAAAAGTGTTTAAAATGCACAAAAATCGCATATGAAATTAATGAAAAACGGTAAAAAATTATATTTGAAGATTGTTAACAATTGACATTGGACTAATATATTAGTATAATAGAGAAAACAAATTAATGGATTGTTGTATTTATTGTTTAAAAAATAACGACAATTTATTTTAGAAAGAGAATGATTCATGAAAGAGAATGTAATGAAAAAAACGCTCCGTGAGCAAATCGCTGAGATACTGAGAAAGAAAATTTTGTCAGGAGAAATTAAGCCGGGCGAGAGATTAATTGAGGCAGAAATCTCGGAAGAGTATCAAGTCAGCAGAGGGCCGGTAAGAGAAGCGCTTCGGCAGATTGAAGAAGAAGGGCTTGTGACTTATTTATCGCACAAAGGCTGTGTTGTGAGGGAGCTTACATATGAAGATATGCAGGAATCTTACTTGATCCGTTCTGCGCTGGAAATGTTAGCTGTAGAAATCTACGAAGCGAAGTTGCCGAAGGAATATGAAGACGAGATGGAAGAAATCTTAAAAGAGATGGAAGGCGCATCGAGTACAAAAGATGTTTATAGTATTGTTGAATTAGATGAGCGTTTCCACTGCTGTATTGTGGAAGCATCCGGATGCAGCAAGCTTTTAAAAATGTGGAAAATGCTGGAAGGGGATAATGCAGCAACCTATCTTACAATGAGCAATGAAGTATTGATGCCGTTTGCGGTTATCGCAAGAAATCATCGGTGGATTTTAGAAGCGCTGCAGTCTCGTGATGTCAGCGAAACGCAAAGAAGAATCAGAGAACATTATATGGTTGTTCCGCAGACATTATACGAGAAAAAACATAGTTTGAGAGAAAAATAATTTTAGCAGAACGATAATGAAATCAAAGGAGGATGAAAAGATGCTGAAATTTATTGGAAAACGACTTGCTTTTGCCGTACTGACGCTGTTTTTGATTGCTACGGCAACATTTTTCCTGGTAGCCGGAGCTCCGGGAGATCCTATTGCAGCGAAAGTAGGTCAGATGCCGGAACAGGCACAAGCCATTATTAATGCAAAATATGGTTTTGACCGTCCGGTAGTTGAAAGGTACTTCATGTATATGAAGAATCTAATCACAACAGGCGATTTTGGAGAATCAATTATTTACACGGGAAAATCTGCCAATGACATTATCCGGGACAATACATTGATCTCAGCCAAGATCGGTTTGCTTGCTATTTTATTCCAGGTAACGATCGGTGTGCTGCTCGGACTTGTTGCAGCGCTGAACAGAGGAAAACCTATCGATCATGCGATTCGAATTATGGTAGTACTCGCAATCTGTGTGCCAAGCTTTGTATTTGCGGCGCTTCTCCAGTATTTCCTTGCTTTTAAGTGGAAACTGGTTCCGGTATTCGGATGGGGAGAATTAAAACACTACATACTTCCGGTTGCTGCATATGCCATTGGTGGAATCGCTTCTTACTGCAAATACACAAGAAACAGTACATTATCTGTTATCAGTGAAGATTACATTATAACAGCGAAAGCAAAAGGCTGTACGAAAAAAAGAGTTGTTCGCAAACACATTTTAAGAAACTCTATGATCCCGATTGTCACAATGATTGGACCGGCAGTTGCAGGTATCTTCGCAGGATCATTCATTATTGAGAAGATGTTCGCAATTCCTGGACTTGGTTCTTATTATGTAAAAGCGGTATCTGATAATGACTATACGATGGTAATTGGTCTGACAATCTTCTTTGCAATGCTTTATGTAGCGGCATTGATTATTGTGGATATCCTGTATGGTATTGTCGATCCGAGAATCCGTGTAACAAAGGGCAAGAAATAAGTGAGGTGTAGAGATGAGCGAGAATACGAAAAACAATATGGAAGATATGTCTCTTGCAGATGACTTATTCGAGCGTGTCGGTACGAAAGGATTATCTGGGGAGGAACTTGGAAAGAAATCTCTCACATACTGGGCTGATGTATGGAGAAGATTTCGTGAAAATAAGCTGGCGCTGTTTGGTATGATCCTGCTTGTGGCGATCATTATCCTTCTATTTGTCGGACCGATGATCTCAGGAAAAGACTATCAGTACATTGACGCTTCAAAGAAAGATATGCTGCCGAACTCTGAATACTGGTTCGGTACAGATGATATGGGGCGTGACTTATTTACCCGCGTCTGTGTCGGAGGACGTATTTCAATTTATATTGGACTTTGCTGTACAGTCGTAATGTTTGTGATCGGTGCTCTTGTAGGAGCACTCGCAGGTCTGAAAGGCGGACTGGTAGATGACATTATCATGAGAATCTGTGAATTTGTCGGAAACCTGCCGTACTTGATCATTGTTGTTATTCTTTCTATTACATTGGGACGAAGCCTTTTCTCCCTTGTTTTTGCGATGTCATTGACAGCCTGGGTTGGAACGGCGCGAATGGTGCGAGGCCAGATTCTTCAGATCAAGGAACAGGATTATGTGCAGGCTGCTAAGGCGCTTGGAGCAGACACGAAAAGAATTATTATCAAACATTTACTTCCGAACACGCTTGGAATTATCATGGTAGATATTACAATGTCTGTACCCGGATTCATTTTCAGTGAGGCGTTCTTAAGTTATATCGGACTTGGAGTCAGACCGCCGGAAACAAGCTGGGGTGCTCTGGCAAGTGCCGGACAGCAGCAGCTAATGTTCTATCCGCACCAGTTATTTTTCCCATGTTTGCTGATCGTCCTGACGATTCTTTCATTCCATTTGATCGGTGACGGACTTTCAGATGCATTGGACCCGAAACTTAGACAGTAGGAGATCGTAAAAATGAGTGAGAAAATATTAGAAGTGAAAGAT
This genomic window contains:
- a CDS encoding galactose mutarotase, whose product is MLKKSFGQTKTGEQASLYVFENRNGMLMGVTDFGATLVNVVVPDRNGRLTDVVLGFDDVSGYEASDKFFGATVGRNANRIGGASFELNGKTYLLAKNDGENNLHSGLDFSNQRMWAVEETTENSIRLSLESPHMDQGFPGNVTLYVTYRLTEENAVEISYEATPDADTILNMTNHSYFNLEGHDSGNVLRQHVQIDAEAFTRADATSVPTGEVVPVEGTPMDFRNPTLIGAGIDSEYEAVQLGHGYDHNWCLKYDGTFKKAAAMYAEGTGIGMDVYTDLPGMQFYTGNFVSNVFGKGGTIYHVRSGACFETQYYPDAVHKPHFQQPITKAGETYRTKTSYRFYL
- a CDS encoding GntR family transcriptional regulator, coding for MKENVMKKTLREQIAEILRKKILSGEIKPGERLIEAEISEEYQVSRGPVREALRQIEEEGLVTYLSHKGCVVRELTYEDMQESYLIRSALEMLAVEIYEAKLPKEYEDEMEEILKEMEGASSTKDVYSIVELDERFHCCIVEASGCSKLLKMWKMLEGDNAATYLTMSNEVLMPFAVIARNHRWILEALQSRDVSETQRRIREHYMVVPQTLYEKKHSLREK
- a CDS encoding ABC transporter permease translates to MKSKEDEKMLKFIGKRLAFAVLTLFLIATATFFLVAGAPGDPIAAKVGQMPEQAQAIINAKYGFDRPVVERYFMYMKNLITTGDFGESIIYTGKSANDIIRDNTLISAKIGLLAILFQVTIGVLLGLVAALNRGKPIDHAIRIMVVLAICVPSFVFAALLQYFLAFKWKLVPVFGWGELKHYILPVAAYAIGGIASYCKYTRNSTLSVISEDYIITAKAKGCTKKRVVRKHILRNSMIPIVTMIGPAVAGIFAGSFIIEKMFAIPGLGSYYVKAVSDNDYTMVIGLTIFFAMLYVAALIIVDILYGIVDPRIRVTKGKK
- a CDS encoding ABC transporter permease, with amino-acid sequence MSLADDLFERVGTKGLSGEELGKKSLTYWADVWRRFRENKLALFGMILLVAIIILLFVGPMISGKDYQYIDASKKDMLPNSEYWFGTDDMGRDLFTRVCVGGRISIYIGLCCTVVMFVIGALVGALAGLKGGLVDDIIMRICEFVGNLPYLIIVVILSITLGRSLFSLVFAMSLTAWVGTARMVRGQILQIKEQDYVQAAKALGADTKRIIIKHLLPNTLGIIMVDITMSVPGFIFSEAFLSYIGLGVRPPETSWGALASAGQQQLMFYPHQLFFPCLLIVLTILSFHLIGDGLSDALDPKLRQ